The genomic segment CCTGGACCCGCGTTGAACTCGGTCGGCGGTCCAAAGTCGCCCATCCCATCCCCAAGCAGAATCGCGACCCTGTCGTTGTAGAAGTTGGCGACGACCACGTCCGGCTTCTCGTCACCGTTCAGATCCCCAATCGCAACCGACGCGGCTCCGTTTCCAACCGGACGATCCCGGGCAAGATCGCTGCGTGGGGAAAAGCCACCCGTGCCGTCACCCAGCAGGATCGAAACGGAGTTGCCGAAGAAATTGGCGGTGGCCAGGTCAGGCTTTTGGTCCAGGTTGAAATCGCCGATCGCGACCGAATACGGACCATTCCCGGTAGGGATACTGGCCCCTGGGCTGCACGGCCCGGCATCGGTACCCAACAAGACCGACACGTCGTCGCTGTCGGCGTTTGCCACCACAATATCCGGCTTCCCGTCTCCGTTAAGATCGCTGATAGCGACGGCCACAGGGGTGGTTCCGACATCACACAGGGTGGGATCGAGAAACGACCCGTCCCCGTTACCGGGGTGCACCCACACGTTGTTGCTCCCGGAATTGGCAATCACCAGGTCGGCCTCTTCGTCTTGGTTGAGGTCGCCGACCGCTATCGCTTGCGGATTGTCTCCGGCGGGGTAGCTCAACGGGGGGGCGAAGGAAAGGGGTTGAGCCCCACTCGGCACCGAGAACGTTACGGCCCAGCCCACCGCCGCGAAGTAGATTAACCCTATCCTCCAGCAGAACCCACCGCATCCACCTTGTCGATCGTGAGCAACACAGCGGCTCACTGTTGCCGAACTGACATCGGGATTCATGGCATCCTCCCTTTCGTCTCCTTGTGATTTGCGACCCGAACCCACCAGCGCGCCGCGTCATCCCCGCGTTGGGTGGCCGTCGCGTTACTCTTCAGCCACGACGACTCCCCACACTTGCATATGGTTCGCGCAGAAGTAGTGATAGGTCCCGGGCTGGGTAAATACCTGTGTATAGCTGGCCCCGCTCGGGAGAGGCGTATTGATAAAGGGCTCGCTTGGTTCAGTGGTGGACTGGCGTGAAACCAGACCGGCTGATACCAGCGAGTGAAGTTCGTCGTCTTGATTGACCCACGTCACCTTGTCTCCAGCTCGGATCGTCAATCGCTGCGGGGTAAACTCTTCGACGCCGGCCTTGACCAGAACCTTGAGCGTTGCCGCCCGGGCGTCAGCGACGTCACCTACCCCCCACGCCGCGAGCAGGACGCTGACAACTATCAGGGCCGTCGGACCGTTCGTAGACATACGATCACCCCCTTTGCCCACCACGACAGGATGCTGAAACCAAGCCGTGCGGGGCGTCATTGTGGCGCTGAGCGGGTGGGCCCTCTTCGCGGCCGCTCATCTCGCGCGCTGCGACGACGGCCGTTGAAAGGCCGCTGACCGCGCCAACCAGCAGGGCGGTCAGTTCATCACCCATCGAGAGTCCGGAAGGTACAACCAACCAGATAGTCATCTGACCAGGCTGAGGATCCATGTGCGGGCCTCCTGGTTTCATGGGAAGTTCCAGTGGGCGTTGAGGTACCGCCTGTTTGCAAGTCAAGGTGTAAACCTATTGCGGCCCAGTTACAATTTGAAACGCCGGTGGTTGGCAGACTTTTCGCGGTTGCGGCAGACCTTCTCGGTTGGTTCTTGACGTTCGGGGTTGGGAGGCCGCGGATGAACCTGGGAGAGCGCCCTTCAGACGAGCTCAGTCACAACCGCCGGTGAGTTCCTCGCAGTCCACGATGCAGTCCGTCAGATCGGATCGGTCCTGCGCGGGATCGACGGTCGATAACGCGGGATCGATCCGAGAGCCGTGGGGTGACCGGGTTCCGTAGAAGACGAGGTTATGGTTCCGATAGGTGCTGGGCGCACAGGAAAAGTGTCTCGCGAAGGCTTTGGAAAACACCTCGGGCGCGCGAAAGCCCACCTCGTACGCGATCTCTTTGATGCTCTTGGTCGAGGTCACGAGGAGGGTTGTCGCGTGTCGAAGGCGAACCGTCACGAGGTACTCATGGAACCCCACCCCGGTCTCGGACTTGAAGCGGCGACTGAGGTAGTCGGGATGAAGGTCGACTACGGCGGCCGCATCGCGAAGGGAGAGGGGACGCGCGAAAAACTGATCGAGGAACATGGTTACGCGCCAAATCTTCGGACTCAGAGAGGACGGTGTTTTCGGGCTCGACCCGAGGGACCCGTGGTCGACGCGGCCGGCTGTCTTGGTGGAGTGTTTGTGGGTGGATAACATGGCGAGCTCCTTCTCAAAGGGTGGCAGCTTTTCTGGTTACCAGCCTAGCCCCCTGATGTCAGCGCT from the Nitrospirota bacterium genome contains:
- a CDS encoding cupredoxin domain-containing protein; the encoded protein is MSTNGPTALIVVSVLLAAWGVGDVADARAATLKVLVKAGVEEFTPQRLTIRAGDKVTWVNQDDELHSLVSAGLVSRQSTTEPSEPFINTPLPSGASYTQVFTQPGTYHYFCANHMQVWGVVVAEE
- a CDS encoding AraC family transcriptional regulator; its protein translation is MLSTHKHSTKTAGRVDHGSLGSSPKTPSSLSPKIWRVTMFLDQFFARPLSLRDAAAVVDLHPDYLSRRFKSETGVGFHEYLVTVRLRHATTLLVTSTKSIKEIAYEVGFRAPEVFSKAFARHFSCAPSTYRNHNLVFYGTRSPHGSRIDPALSTVDPAQDRSDLTDCIVDCEELTGGCD